From Lolium perenne isolate Kyuss_39 chromosome 5, Kyuss_2.0, whole genome shotgun sequence, a single genomic window includes:
- the LOC127301162 gene encoding uncharacterized protein: MGSSASKQDRDTAMQLCKGRLKHIQQAIDARYALSAAQLSYEQSLRNVGAALKEFVESHHEGAPEKSPRSSCALPSPLGPADSANTPPPPPPVPRRSDVSRLRSAASASLTVTFSPSGASFVKEEQPISTSLSPLLPSEVCSSWDFFDPNVLDQNVASHVPDDGQSVFMRNLEDCDHGDEKDSASSSGNTSPAAEVQEQLGTYGCKEADGDSNHHKLNHNDCNEIEIEIVDVHLPNDPNLEKGPDQVQRQSVEGQNPTSISNDIENEANHVDKVNVPERSCSEEKGSSITSRSKDFLSDVKELDRQFTRAAESCHEVSRMLETRKIRLSVSTQITGKPSGALSLSASLICCSAGNVACRESEQHVTKVITWNRSLSSRSSSSKNPFISAQKEADDPADSCSDFVEEFCMISGSHASSLDRLYAWERKIYDGLKNSESIKKIYDKKCAQLSHQFAKDGNARQVDKTRATIKELYSRLMVGIEVLYSNSKIIEKLRDEELQPQLLELLQGQARMWRMMQEVHQMQHTIISQADAKISAVSPSSESQKHTMMNLITELGFLHSSLASWADAYKNYVGGLQSWLQKCVAQPRDRARGRRLTLSPRQHLAPPLFVLLEDWSAGMTSLPSEESCGSIKNLAADLKKMYKQQTAKKRSSDTGAEDKNAEHGKSDTEAKLATLQGGLTTMFDRLSKLSDAMASLSENVKREAEIAREAYMTGPRSG; encoded by the exons ATGGGGTCATCTGCCTCGAAGCAAGACCGTGACACCGCAATGCAGCTCTGCAAGGGTCGGCTGAAACACATTCAACAGGCAATCGATGCAAGGTATGCCCTTTCGGCGGCTCAGCTGTCCTACGAGCAATCTCTCCGCAATGTCGGCGCTGCTTTGAAGGAGTTTGTAGAATCGCATCACGAGGGTGCTCCGGAGAAGTCTCCTCGCTCTTCGTGTGCTTTGCCATCCCCATTGGGACCTGCTGACAGTGCTAacactccaccaccaccaccaccagtacCCCGGCGTTCTGATGTTAGTCGCCTGAGGTCAGCGGCAAGCGCATCCTTGACAGTGACATTCAGCCCGAGCGGTGCTAGCTTTGTCAAAGAAGAGCAGCCCATTTCTACTTCCCTTTCACCACTGCTGCCGTCAGAGGTTTGCTCCTCGTGGGATTTCTTTGATCCAAATGTTTTGGATCAGAATGTTGCATCCCATGTCCCAGATGATGGCCAGAGCGTTTTCATGAGAAATTTGGAGGATTGTGACCATGGAGATGAAAAGGATTCAGCTTCGTCGAGCGGCAACACAAGTCCAGCTGCTGAGGTGCAAGAACAACTGGGAACATATGGATGTAAAGAAGCCGATGGCGATTCAAACCATCATAAGTTGAATCACAATGATTGTAATGAAATTGAGATTGAGATTGTTGATGTGCATTTACCAAATGACCCAAACTTAGAGAAAGGACCTGATCAAGTTCAGAGACAGTCTGTAGAGGGGCAGAATCCTACCAGTATTAGCAATGATATAGAAAACGAAGCCAACCATGTAGACAAAGTTAATGTACCCGAGCGATCATGCAGTGAAGAGAAGGGAAGTTCCATCACTAGCAGATCAAAAGATTTTCTCTCCGATGTAAAAGAACTTGATCGCCAATTTACAAGGGCGGCCGAGTCTTGCCATGAGGTCTCTAGGATGCTTGAGACAAGGAAGATTCGACTTAGTGTTTCTACCCAGATAACAG GGAAACCATCAGGTGCACTTTCTCTGTCAGCATCCTTGATCTGTTGCAGTGCTGGAAATGTAGCATGCCGTG AATCAGAGCAGCATGTCACAAAAGTGATCACTTGGAATCGCTCGCTTTCATCACGATCATCCTCATCTAAGAATCCATTCATTTCAGCTCAAAAGGAGGCGGATGACCCTGCAGATAGCTGTAGCGATTTCGTTGAAGAGTTCTGTATGATTTCAGGAAGCCATGCATCCTCTTTAGATAGACTCTATGCTTGGGAAAGAAAAATTTATGATGGGTTAAAG AATAGCGAATCAATCAAAAAGATATACGACAAAAAATGTGCTCAGTTGAGCCATCAGTTTGCAAAGGATGGGAATGCCAGGCAAGTTGACAAAACCCGGGCTACTATCAAAGAGTTGTATTCGCGACTCATGGTAGGTATTGAAGTACTATACTCTAATTCAAAAATAATTGAGAAGTTACGAGACGAAGAGTTGCAGCCCCAACTTCTTGAATTACTGCAAGG GCAGGCACGCATGTGGAGAATGATGCAGGAAGTTCACCAAATGCAGCATACCATCATCTCTCAGGCAGATGCAAAGATCTCAGCTGTATCTCCTTCAAGCGAGTCGCAGAAACATACCATGATGAACCTTATCACTGAACTGGGATTCCTCCACTCCAGTTTGGCAAGCTGGGCTGATGCTTACAAAAACTATGTGGGTGGTCTCCAGTCCTGGCTGCAGAAATGTGTTGCACAACCACGAGATCGCGCACGGGGAAGAAGGTTAACCCTCTCACCTCGCCAACACCTTGCTCCACCCCTATTTGTTCTCTTGGAAGACTGGTCCGCAGGAATGACATCGCTCCCTTCTGAAGAATCGTGCGGTTCCATCAAGAACCTTGCAGCGGATCTCAAGAAAATGTACAAGCAGCAGACGGCGAAGAAGAGATCTTCAGACACTGGAGCAGAGGACAAAAATGCAGAGCATGGCAAATCTGACACCGAAGCAAAGCTGGCAACCCTGCAGGGAGGTCTGACCACAATGTTCGATCGACTCTCAAAGCTCTCAGACGCCATGGCCAGCCTATCTGAAAATGTGAAACGAGAGGCGGAGATTGCCCGAGAAGCGTATATGACCGGTCCTCGGTCAGGGTAA